TTTTAGCGCATTTTGGGCATGCTAGATGCTCGGTGTCTTGCAGCCACTGCGGATATCCGCCAAGCAAAATTTCACTATCTATCATATATGAGTAGTGAGCGCAAACCTCACTGGCTAGCTCAAATTTTTGCCCATCAAGCGTCGCTACAGCGTCTCTTACATAGTCTTCGCTCTCACCCTCACCTACTACCTCAGTTTGCACGCTATTGCCATCATTTTGGCAAAAGTACCGCACAAGGCCCACACATGTTGGGCAAAATTTAAGCACAGCATCGTTTTTAAGCTCTAGCCCAAGTCGTTTTAAGCTCTCTTTTTTGATTGTAAATTCCAGCATCTCACCGCTACAAAATTTACATTTTTCATCGTTTAGTGCTTTAAATTTAATGCTTGCCTCTACGCTTTGGCTTGGCTGGCAGGTAAAACACCTATCAAAAACTAGGCTTCTTCTCTTGCCGCTGCTATCAAAGCTCCAGCCTGCAACCTGCGCGTATCCATCGGTATCTACGTGAAGCTTTGCCTTCCAAGGCTTTGGCGCTTTATAGAGCTTAAAAAATAGCTCTCTTACCACCTCATCGCCCTGCCACGCAAGCGCGCAAAGGATGTGATTTATTTTTACGATATTTTCAGCGCCATTTAGGCTATTTATGAGCTCATCCCTGACGTCACTTGTGGCGTTTTTGTAAATTTCAAACGGGTAGTACTCGCCCTGCTTGGTTACTTCTCTTATGATCTGCTCGTCGCAAATGCCGTGTAGGTAGAAAATGTAGACAAGATCGCTATAAATTTCACCGTATTTGCCTATCTCATCTACGTGAGCTAGGACATTTTTTAGCTTTTGTTTGATCTCGTCTTTGCTTAAATTTTCATAAAACTCCAGCTTCTCTTTTTGCCTACACTCATAACAAATCCCGTCAAAGTAAATCGTCCTTTGCTTGCACTTAGGACAAAGATGTGGCTCGCCCATTTTTGCTCCAAATTTAAATTTCGCTACTCAAAAAGCCCTTTTTCGATGTCGATCTTGACGTTAAAGGTCTCAAAACACTTCGCACTTGCGATCCTGCCCTTTGCTGTGCGCTCGATAAAGCCATTTGCAAGCAGATATGGCTCGATGACGTCCTCAACCGTGCCCTCATCCTCGCTAAGAGCCGCTGCGATCGTGCTAAGCCCCATAGGACGGCGCCTTGCTTGCATCAAAATTTCTAAATACCTAATATCCATCTCGTCAAATCCAAGCGAATTTACTCCAAGCGCGTTAAGCCCCTCTTTTGCACGCTCATGGCTAATGATTAGCTCGTCATTTACCTCGGCAAAGTCGCGAATTCGCTTTAGTAGTCTAAGAGCGATCCTTGGCGTGGCACGTGAGCGTTTGGCGATCTCAAGCGAGGCGTTTTTATCGCACTCTTTGCCAAGCTTGGCAGAGGCTATCTGCACGATACGGCTTAGCTCGCTGCTTGTGTAAAACTGCAGCCTAAAGTCCATCCCAAAGCGGTCTCTTAAAG
This DNA window, taken from Campylobacter concisus, encodes the following:
- a CDS encoding cytochrome C, whose amino-acid sequence is MGEPHLCPKCKQRTIYFDGICYECRQKEKLEFYENLSKDEIKQKLKNVLAHVDEIGKYGEIYSDLVYIFYLHGICDEQIIREVTKQGEYYPFEIYKNATSDVRDELINSLNGAENIVKINHILCALAWQGDEVVRELFFKLYKAPKPWKAKLHVDTDGYAQVAGWSFDSSGKRRSLVFDRCFTCQPSQSVEASIKFKALNDEKCKFCSGEMLEFTIKKESLKRLGLELKNDAVLKFCPTCVGLVRYFCQNDGNSVQTEVVGEGESEDYVRDAVATLDGQKFELASEVCAHYSYMIDSEILLGGYPQWLQDTEHLACPKCAKTMKYLAQIPFGALIDGDGTIYMQICDKCEVVGVNFQCT
- the ruvB gene encoding Holliday junction branch migration DNA helicase RuvB; translated protein: MDRIVEIEKVSFENDFEISLRPTKFEDYIGQEKIKQNLDVFIKAAKKRNECLDHVLFYGPPGLGKTTLAHIIANEMGVSIKMTAAPMIEKSGDLAAILTNLQEGDVLFIDEIHRLSPAIEEVLYPAMEDFRLDIIIGSGPAAQTIKIDLPKFTLIGATTRAGMISAPLRDRFGMDFRLQFYTSSELSRIVQIASAKLGKECDKNASLEIAKRSRATPRIALRLLKRIRDFAEVNDELIISHERAKEGLNALGVNSLGFDEMDIRYLEILMQARRRPMGLSTIAAALSEDEGTVEDVIEPYLLANGFIERTAKGRIASAKCFETFNVKIDIEKGLFE